One segment of Polaribacter huanghezhanensis DNA contains the following:
- a CDS encoding response regulator has translation MKKLHTILLIDDDQATNFIHKFVIEKVQCAENIICMQSGQEALDYLTSKINDNYPQPDIIFLDINMPGMNGWEFIEKYKKIDTKQKGKKIVVMLTTSSDPLDKEKAKAIDQINKFISKPLTAEAIKTIIKENFLEN, from the coding sequence ATGAAAAAATTACATACCATTTTACTAATTGATGATGATCAAGCTACCAATTTTATTCACAAATTTGTTATAGAAAAAGTACAATGTGCTGAAAATATTATTTGTATGCAAAGTGGTCAAGAAGCATTGGATTACTTAACCTCTAAAATAAATGATAATTATCCACAACCTGATATTATTTTTTTAGACATCAATATGCCTGGAATGAATGGGTGGGAGTTTATAGAGAAATATAAAAAAATAGATACAAAACAAAAAGGTAAAAAAATAGTGGTGATGCTTACAACATCATCTGACCCCCTTGATAAAGAAAAAGCAAAAGCCATTGACCAAATAAATAAATTTATATCAAAACCATTAACTGCTGAAGCTATTAAAACGATTATAAAAGAAAATTTTTTAGAAAATTAA
- a CDS encoding Hpt domain-containing protein, which produces MDLSYLNESLSGDSEMLRQMIQLFLDQSPKKIALLKKNVIKKDFNAIRETSHFLKSSFSIMGLESKKELSKIEQLSTQQEDYDTITILTEKVLNNFDESAAEYKKIMSSL; this is translated from the coding sequence GTGGATTTAAGTTACTTAAATGAAAGCCTTTCAGGAGATTCGGAGATGTTAAGACAAATGATTCAACTTTTTCTAGATCAAAGCCCTAAAAAGATTGCCCTTCTTAAAAAGAATGTTATCAAAAAAGATTTTAATGCTATTAGAGAAACTTCTCATTTCTTAAAGTCAAGTTTTAGTATAATGGGTTTAGAATCTAAAAAAGAACTCAGCAAAATTGAACAGTTAAGTACACAGCAAGAAGATTACGATACAATTACAATACTTACCGAAAAAGTATTAAATAATTTTGATGAGAGTGCTGCAGAATATAAAAAAATAATGTCTAGCCTGTAA
- a CDS encoding response regulator — protein sequence MNEVKKIVIAEDNSVFLLLIKFRLEKEGYKLYLAEDGKKAIELIEAHKPDLILTDIMMAYVTGLEVISHVRNVLKFKTPIIVFSASGQEEIVIKAFDLGANDFMAKPLSPNELIIRVKRALM from the coding sequence ATGAATGAAGTCAAAAAAATAGTTATTGCCGAAGATAATTCTGTGTTTTTATTACTGATAAAATTCCGGTTAGAAAAAGAAGGTTATAAGCTGTATCTTGCTGAAGACGGAAAGAAAGCTATTGAGCTAATAGAAGCTCATAAACCTGATTTAATTTTAACGGATATTATGATGGCTTATGTTACTGGATTAGAAGTAATCAGTCATGTTAGAAATGTGTTAAAATTTAAAACCCCAATTATTGTTTTTTCTGCATCTGGACAAGAAGAAATAGTTATCAAAGCTTTTGATTTAGGTGCTAATGATTTTATGGCAAAACCATTAAGTCCAAATGAATTAATAATTCGGGTAAAAAGAGCATTGATGTGA
- a CDS encoding sensor histidine kinase, with amino-acid sequence MLEYIFDLSLVDNIFITDTITASHPGRMSLATASGFTFFGIGLTGLMAKNSNYRKFAQYAVLSTTIIAFISIVTFVLQIPTESKSFFFKTMSIQTSISFTLITFLLGYKFPDIGFTKMLLGNYYGSESLRKLTPFIVFIPFILSFLLLHFISNEQLDAKFGIILYTMVLIFLSFFYTYIISVGLNKSDIQRKILENSLVAKNQELSQFKDALEKIAIIAITDKNAIIKYVNDSFCTISQFSREEIIGNTDKIVRSNHHPISFHKNILAVVSSGSPWFGEVKNKAKDGSFYWTDTAIVPFMNKFGEVYKYMAIKLDITKKKEAEELLSSKYVKKLEDKNKELEQFSYIASHDLQEPLRTITSFSNILYSEYNDKLDDQAKQIFTFIKQATDRMSSLIKNLLDYSRIGHKEKFTEVNCNLLLEDISTDLTTLITKTNTTLKFKNLPIVEAYPTEFRLLFQNLISNAIKFSKKGTPPIIQIKATNKKHGWEFSVKDNGIGIAKEFKKKIFTIFQRLHVREEYEGVGIGLAHCRKVVHLHGGEIWVKSKPNEGSTFYFTISNEKI; translated from the coding sequence ATGTTGGAGTATATTTTTGATCTTAGTTTGGTTGATAATATTTTTATTACAGACACCATAACGGCTTCTCACCCCGGAAGAATGTCTTTAGCAACCGCTTCGGGGTTTACCTTTTTCGGTATTGGTTTAACTGGTTTAATGGCTAAAAACTCAAATTATCGAAAATTTGCTCAATATGCTGTCCTTTCTACAACAATAATTGCATTTATTTCTATTGTAACTTTTGTCCTACAAATTCCAACAGAGAGCAAGTCCTTTTTTTTTAAAACGATGTCTATTCAAACTTCTATTTCGTTTACTCTGATTACTTTTTTACTTGGTTACAAATTTCCCGATATTGGATTTACTAAAATGCTTTTAGGTAATTATTATGGAAGTGAGTCGTTAAGAAAACTAACTCCTTTTATTGTTTTTATCCCATTTATTTTGAGTTTTTTATTACTTCATTTTATAAGTAATGAGCAACTTGATGCTAAATTTGGAATTATACTATATACAATGGTTCTGATTTTTTTGAGCTTCTTCTACACGTATATTATCTCAGTAGGCTTAAACAAATCAGATATTCAGCGAAAAATTTTAGAAAATAGTTTAGTCGCTAAAAACCAAGAATTATCTCAATTTAAAGACGCTCTAGAAAAAATTGCTATTATAGCTATCACTGATAAAAATGCTATTATTAAATATGTGAATGATAGTTTTTGCACTATTTCACAATTTTCTAGAGAGGAAATTATCGGAAATACAGACAAAATTGTACGATCAAACCACCACCCTATCTCTTTTCATAAAAATATATTAGCAGTTGTATCTTCTGGATCTCCTTGGTTTGGGGAGGTTAAAAACAAAGCTAAAGATGGTTCTTTTTATTGGACCGATACAGCTATTGTTCCTTTTATGAACAAATTTGGAGAAGTTTATAAATATATGGCTATTAAATTAGACATCACCAAAAAAAAGGAGGCCGAAGAGCTATTATCTTCTAAATATGTAAAAAAATTAGAAGACAAAAATAAAGAGCTAGAACAATTTAGCTATATTGCTTCACACGATTTACAAGAACCTTTAAGAACCATTACCAGTTTTTCTAATATTCTCTATTCAGAGTACAACGACAAACTAGACGACCAAGCCAAACAAATTTTTACCTTTATCAAACAAGCGACAGACAGAATGAGTTCTTTGATTAAAAATTTGTTAGACTATTCGAGAATTGGACATAAAGAAAAGTTTACAGAAGTTAATTGCAATTTGTTGTTAGAAGATATTTCAACCGATTTAACTACTTTAATCACAAAAACAAATACTACTCTAAAATTTAAAAACCTTCCTATCGTTGAAGCGTATCCAACCGAATTTCGATTGCTTTTTCAAAATCTAATTAGCAATGCTATTAAATTCTCCAAAAAAGGAACTCCCCCAATTATTCAAATAAAAGCCACAAATAAAAAGCACGGTTGGGAATTTTCTGTTAAAGATAACGGAATTGGTATCGCCAAAGAATTTAAAAAAAAAATATTTACTATTTTTCAGCGACTTCATGTTAGAGAAGAATATGAAGGAGTCGGAATTGGACTTGCACATTGCCGAAAGGTTGTACATCTCCACGGTGGAGAGATATGGGTAAAATCGAAACCGAACGAAGGCAGCACCTTTTATTTTACAATATCAAACGAAAAAATATGA
- a CDS encoding sulfatase-like hydrolase/transferase — translation MKKILINKNTVRFLRLSFALIVSFYLISLFEIISNLKDGETTVDLLKLFGYPFFNDFIIGSLLSILFFPIFLVLNIGKKKYGVLGFKIIGVLLVLSQYSLVKYSLTTKLNLGADLLGYSFNDMYITVSSSEEFSLFYFVPFILFPVLFLAINTGLIKIKAYVFLNKLTLLLLLLSIVIKIFVPEISQATYQNKIYFLGADIIQFEIGKQQNKSFNEIDADAYPFLKSFSKTNDVLSPFFTTSKKRPNIVIIMVEGLGGEFVGGNSYSGFTPFIDSLIPKSLYWENFVSNAGRTFGVLPSLTASLPFGDTGFLALSKTPAHLSLFSILGENGYTTSFYTGDQASFDNRINFLEYNNVGFITDENQFGTDYVKTAGNSGGFSWGYPDAEIYRKMLSTLADKKQPRLDVIMTLSNHEPFNFPDKNLYIKKVDSLLNSTQKFDIPKADITANKNIYATLLYTDHSLKKFMQVYAKRADYNNTIFVITGDHRLIPIEQKDKLCRFHVPLLIYSPLLKRTARFKSVSSHWDVTPSLVSFLSRQFNFKPITQTAWMGTGLDTVKDFRNIHQIALMRYKGGLKDFIYKDYMLSSGDLYKIKSNFGIYQIKNDSLLNVVSGAFQKFKQLNAYVTSQNKIYPQVSNESKIISKVKFSTEELKLIKNLTKGLNSDQIFLVAKNKAFNSDRKTARLLCNYLLNSFPNHVDAMVLKGRTLAWDGNYKEAEVEFLEAINKFPFYDDPYSALLDLYWWSDQDYKGITIAKKALINKVRNPDISFKLAKAYQRLEDRKKAIKVVDSLLKIYPKKQEYLTLKKTLQ, via the coding sequence ATGAAAAAAATATTAATAAATAAAAATACAGTACGTTTTTTACGTTTAAGCTTTGCTCTTATTGTAAGTTTTTACTTGATTAGTTTATTCGAGATTATTTCAAACTTAAAAGACGGAGAAACTACTGTTGATCTATTAAAACTTTTTGGATATCCTTTTTTTAATGATTTTATTATAGGATCTTTATTAAGCATCCTTTTTTTTCCGATTTTTTTAGTATTAAATATTGGTAAAAAAAAATACGGAGTACTTGGTTTTAAAATAATCGGTGTTCTTTTGGTTCTCAGTCAGTATTCTTTGGTAAAATATAGCTTAACAACCAAGCTAAATTTAGGAGCCGATTTATTGGGATATTCATTCAACGATATGTACATTACAGTATCTTCTTCTGAAGAGTTTTCATTGTTCTATTTTGTGCCCTTTATTCTTTTTCCTGTTCTTTTTTTAGCGATCAATACAGGTTTGATAAAAATAAAAGCATACGTTTTTCTCAATAAACTTACACTACTTTTATTACTGTTAAGTATTGTAATTAAAATTTTTGTTCCTGAAATTAGCCAGGCTACCTATCAAAATAAAATTTACTTTTTAGGAGCTGATATCATTCAGTTTGAAATAGGAAAACAACAAAATAAATCATTTAACGAAATTGATGCAGACGCTTATCCTTTTTTAAAATCATTTTCTAAAACCAATGATGTGTTGAGTCCGTTTTTTACAACATCAAAGAAGCGTCCTAATATAGTTATAATAATGGTTGAAGGTTTGGGGGGGGAGTTTGTAGGAGGGAATTCGTATAGTGGATTTACACCGTTTATAGACTCACTGATACCAAAATCTTTGTATTGGGAAAACTTTGTAAGCAATGCAGGCAGAACTTTTGGAGTGTTACCATCGCTAACAGCATCTTTACCATTTGGCGATACAGGTTTTTTAGCTTTGTCAAAAACACCAGCGCATCTTTCGTTATTTAGTATATTGGGAGAAAACGGATATACGACCTCATTTTATACAGGAGACCAAGCCAGTTTTGACAATCGAATAAATTTTTTAGAATATAATAATGTTGGTTTTATTACCGATGAAAATCAGTTTGGTACAGACTATGTAAAGACAGCTGGCAATTCGGGTGGTTTTTCTTGGGGATACCCAGATGCTGAAATTTACAGAAAAATGCTTAGTACTTTGGCAGATAAAAAACAACCAAGATTGGATGTTATAATGACGCTGAGTAATCATGAACCTTTTAATTTTCCTGATAAAAATTTATATATTAAAAAAGTTGATAGCCTGTTAAATTCTACTCAAAAATTTGACATACCAAAAGCTGATATCACTGCAAATAAAAATATTTACGCAACACTACTTTATACAGATCACTCGCTTAAAAAGTTTATGCAAGTCTATGCTAAAAGAGCAGATTATAACAATACGATTTTTGTTATTACTGGAGATCATCGTTTGATTCCCATTGAACAAAAAGATAAACTATGTAGGTTTCATGTTCCGTTACTCATTTACAGCCCGTTGTTAAAAAGAACTGCCCGTTTTAAATCGGTTTCTTCACATTGGGATGTAACGCCTAGTTTAGTGTCTTTTTTAAGTCGTCAGTTCAATTTCAAACCAATTACTCAAACAGCTTGGATGGGAACAGGTTTAGATACGGTTAAAGATTTTAGGAATATACATCAAATTGCTTTGATGCGTTATAAAGGCGGATTAAAAGATTTTATCTATAAAGACTATATGTTATCGAGCGGAGATTTGTATAAAATTAAATCTAATTTTGGAATTTATCAAATTAAAAATGACTCCTTATTAAATGTTGTTTCAGGTGCTTTTCAAAAGTTTAAGCAATTAAATGCTTATGTAACAAGTCAAAACAAAATTTATCCTCAGGTTTCTAATGAATCTAAAATTATTAGTAAAGTTAAGTTTTCAACAGAAGAATTAAAATTGATTAAAAACCTAACCAAAGGGTTGAATTCAGATCAAATATTTTTAGTTGCAAAAAACAAAGCTTTTAATAGTGATCGTAAAACGGCTCGCTTACTGTGTAATTATCTTTTAAATTCTTTTCCAAATCATGTGGATGCTATGGTTTTAAAAGGAAGAACACTAGCGTGGGATGGCAACTATAAAGAAGCAGAGGTAGAATTTCTAGAAGCTATAAATAAATTTCCGTTTTACGATGACCCTTATTCTGCATTATTAGATTTATATTGGTGGTCCGATC
- a CDS encoding glycosyltransferase family 2 protein, translated as MDINHIIYIVSEVFQYLFLLYAFLVISSYILLAIFSTKEMIMYLKKNSFVNYSDILSSKIAPSISIIAPAYNESLNIVANVRSLLSAHYVNYDVIIVNDGSKDDSLEKLIETYQLVEVDYLINERIKTQKLRAGVFKSTNPAFEKLIVVDKENGGKADALNLGLNISNNDYVACIDVDCLLLEDSLQKMIKPFLEYTDRKVIASGGVIRIANSCVIENGKLMEVNFPNKMIERMQILEYFRAFLLGRMAWSRLNGLLVISGAFGMFDKEIAIKVGGYDVNTVGEDMEIVVRMRRHMEENKEKYKVAYIPDPLCWTEAPDNYKIFISQRNRWTRGTIETLKEHKVIGFNRKYGVLGMLSFPYWFFFERMAPIIEVLGIIYFILLLIFRDIRWDFALSFFLAAYLSSIIFTVFAIFSEELTYHQYKKKGTGKKLIITAFLEPLLLHPFSLYAAIKGNFDYYFNKNIKWGAMTRKGLSKK; from the coding sequence GTGGATATAAATCACATAATCTATATTGTTTCAGAAGTATTTCAGTACCTGTTTTTACTGTATGCTTTTTTGGTGATTTCTTCATACATTTTATTGGCAATTTTTTCTACCAAAGAAATGATTATGTACCTTAAAAAAAACAGCTTTGTAAACTATTCAGATATCTTATCTTCAAAAATAGCTCCTTCTATCTCTATCATCGCGCCAGCTTATAACGAAAGTTTAAATATTGTAGCAAATGTACGATCACTACTTTCTGCCCATTATGTCAATTATGATGTTATTATTGTTAACGATGGTAGTAAAGATGATAGTTTAGAGAAATTAATAGAAACCTATCAACTAGTAGAAGTAGATTATTTGATAAACGAGCGGATTAAAACTCAGAAGCTTAGAGCAGGTGTTTTTAAATCGACCAACCCAGCTTTTGAAAAATTAATTGTTGTTGATAAAGAAAATGGAGGAAAAGCAGATGCGTTAAACTTGGGACTTAATATTAGTAATAATGACTATGTTGCTTGTATTGATGTAGATTGTTTATTGCTAGAAGATTCTTTGCAAAAAATGATTAAACCTTTTTTAGAATATACTGATCGAAAAGTAATTGCATCTGGTGGAGTTATCCGAATTGCCAATTCTTGTGTTATTGAAAACGGAAAGTTAATGGAGGTAAATTTTCCTAATAAAATGATAGAACGAATGCAGATTCTAGAATATTTTAGAGCCTTTTTACTAGGGAGAATGGCTTGGAGTCGTTTAAACGGATTGTTGGTGATTTCTGGAGCTTTTGGGATGTTTGATAAAGAAATTGCAATAAAAGTTGGTGGTTATGATGTCAATACTGTTGGTGAGGATATGGAAATTGTGGTTCGAATGAGAAGGCATATGGAAGAAAATAAAGAAAAGTACAAAGTTGCATACATTCCAGATCCTTTGTGTTGGACAGAAGCACCAGATAATTATAAAATATTTATTTCTCAACGCAATCGCTGGACTCGTGGTACTATTGAAACTCTTAAAGAACATAAAGTAATTGGATTCAATAGAAAATACGGTGTATTAGGCATGCTAAGTTTTCCATATTGGTTCTTCTTTGAACGAATGGCTCCTATTATTGAGGTGTTAGGAATTATTTATTTTATCTTGTTGTTAATTTTTAGAGACATTCGATGGGATTTTGCGTTAAGTTTTTTCTTGGCAGCTTATTTATCGTCTATTATTTTTACAGTATTTGCTATTTTTTCTGAAGAATTAACATATCATCAATACAAGAAGAAGGGTACTGGAAAAAAACTTATTATTACAGCATTTTTAGAACCACTATTGTTACATCCATTTTCATTGTATGCAGCAATAAAAGGAAATTTTGATTACTATTTTAATAAAAATATAAAATGGGGGGCAATGACTAGAAAAGGACTGAGTAAAAAATAA